The Anguilla anguilla isolate fAngAng1 chromosome 19, fAngAng1.pri, whole genome shotgun sequence genome has a segment encoding these proteins:
- the LOC118219008 gene encoding nicotinamide phosphoribosyltransferase-like: protein MERRDIDFNILLATDSYKVTHYKQYPPNTSKVYSYFECREKKTDATRNRKVKYDKTVFYGLQYILHKYLKGKVVTPEKIQEAKEVYREHFQDDVFNERGWTYILERHEGRLPIEIKAVPEGSVIPRGNVLFTVESTDPECYWLTNWVETILVQTWYPITVATNSREQKKILAKYLLETSGQLEGLEYKLHDFGYRGVSSQETAGIGASAHLVNFKGTDTVAGICVIKKYYGTKDPVPGFSVPAAEHSTITAWGKDHEKDAFEHIIKQFPSVPVSIVSDSYDIYNACEKIWGEDLRSLVEARSAQAPLVVRPDSGNPLDTVLKVLEILGKKFPPEENSKGYKVLPPYIRVIQGDGVDINTLQEIVEGMKQHRWSIENIAFGSGGALLQKLTRDLLNCSFKCSYVVTNGLGVNVFKDPVADPNKRSKKGRLSLHRTASGEFVTLEEGRGDLEEYGADLLHTVFRNGDILKAYSFDEVRDNASLKKCELEELLQ from the exons ATGGAGCGCCGAGACATAGACTTCAATATATTGCTAGCAACCGATTCGTACAAG GTCACACATTACAAGCAGTACCCACCCAACACCAGCAAAGTCTACTCGTACTTCGAGTGTCGCGAGAAGAAGACGGACGCCACCAGGAACCGGAAAGTCAAATATGACAAAACGGTTTTCTACGGCCTGCAGTACATCCTTCACAAATACCTGAAAG GGAAGGTGGTGACCCCAGAGAAGATTCAGGAGGCCAAGGAGGTGTACCGCGAGCACTTCCAGGATGACGTCTTCAACGAGAGAGGCTGGACTTACATCCTGGAG AGGCACGAGGGACGGCTCCCTATTGAGATCAAGGCCGTACCGGAGGGCAGCGTGATCCCGCGAGGAAACGTCCTCTTCACCGTGGAGAGCACCGACCCAGAATGCTACTGGCTCACCAACTGGGTGGAG aCCATTCTGGTCCAGACCTGGTACCCCATCACCGTGGCGACCAACTCACGGGAGCAGAAGAAGATTCTTGCCAAGTACCTGCTGGAGACGTCCGGGCAGCTGGAGGGGTTGGAGTACAAACTGCACGACTTCGGCTACAGAGGCGTGTCCTCGCAGGAG ACTGCAGGTATCGGGGCCTCTGCACACCTGGTGAACTTCAAAGGCACAGACACGGTGGCCGGGATCTGCGTCATAAAGAAATACTACGGCACCAAGGACCCTGTGCCCGGATTCTCTGTGCCAGCTGCAGAGCACAG TACAATCACTGCCTGGGGGAAGGACCATGAGAAGGACGCCTTTGAGCACATCATCAAGCAGTTCCCCTCCGTCCCCGTGTCCATCGTCAGCGACAGCTACGACATCTACAACGCCTGCGAGAAGATCTGGGGCGAGGACCTGAGGAGCCTTGTGGAGGCCCGCAGCGCCCAGGCCCCTCTGGTGGTCCGGCCCGACTCGGGGAACCCCCTGGACACGGTCCTGAAG gtcctggAGATTTTGGGGAAGAAGTTCCCCCCAGAGGAGAACAGCAAGGGGTACAAGGTTCTGCCCCCCTACATCCGGGTCATCCAGGGCGACGGTGTGGACATCAACACCCTGCAGGAG ATTGTGGAGGGGATGAAGCAGCACAGGTGGAGCATCGAGAACATCGCGTTCGGGTCGGGTGGGGCGCTGCTGCAGAAGCTGACCCGGGACCTCCTCAACTGCTCCTTCAAATGCAGCTACGTGGTGACCAATGGCTTAGGG GTGAACGTTTTCAAAGACCCGGTGGCAGACCCTAACAAAAGGTCAAAGAAAGGTCGGCTGTCGCTGCACAGAACGGCGAGCGGAGAGTTTGTCACCctggaggagggaaggggggaccTGGAGGAGTACGGTGCG gACCTGCTGCACACGGTGTTCAGGAATGGCGATATTCTGAAGGCGTACTCCTTTGACGAGGTCAGAGACAATGCCAGCCTGAAGAAGTGTGAGCTGGAGGAGCTTCTTCAGTGA